A part of Campylobacter concisus genomic DNA contains:
- a CDS encoding NfeD family protein produces MISPFIMIAIGVVLCITEFIFFSFYLLFFGIAFIVVGAINFGFSFAWSYQILITAAIAIVFLALLKAPLKSKFMSRKESFNEEFLDEAGVGEIRENMVYFKGTLWKYDGNLANGEKVTVLGTKGDKVILK; encoded by the coding sequence GTGATCAGCCCTTTTATAATGATAGCAATCGGTGTGGTTTTGTGCATCACCGAGTTTATCTTTTTCTCGTTTTATTTGCTATTTTTTGGCATAGCTTTTATAGTAGTTGGAGCTATAAATTTTGGTTTTAGTTTTGCTTGGAGCTATCAAATTTTAATTACGGCAGCGATTGCGATCGTGTTTCTTGCGCTTTTAAAAGCACCGCTAAAGAGCAAATTTATGTCTAGAAAAGAGAGTTTTAACGAGGAATTTTTAGACGAAGCCGGAGTTGGTGAGATCAGAGAAAATATGGTCTATTTTAAAGGCACTCTTTGGAAATATGATGGAAATTTAGCTAACGGAGAAAAAGTGACGGTTCTTGGCACCAAAGGTGACAAGGTGATATTAAAATAA
- a CDS encoding excalibur calcium-binding domain-containing protein, translating to MKKVVLILFFALMANAADKFDCSKRYCKEMKSCEEAYHYLRKCGRSGFDRDRDGIPCENVCKERRVEK from the coding sequence ATGAAAAAAGTAGTTTTGATTTTATTTTTTGCATTGATGGCAAACGCGGCGGATAAATTTGATTGTTCTAAACGCTACTGCAAAGAGATGAAAAGTTGCGAAGAAGCATATCACTATCTAAGAAAATGCGGACGCAGTGGGTTTGATCGTGATCGTGACGGCATACCATGCGAGAATGTATGCAAAGAGCGAAGAGTAGAAAAATAA
- a CDS encoding CheB methylesterase domain-containing protein, which translates to MAQKLILIGASTGGPGHLKKLLKNVKLNGAIIVIAQHMNKMFINSFAMQIGKECGLDVEILNERKILKENTVYVCEQNVVVSPNLPISAKPNTEEKTIYTPNVDVLFKSGVGICKSANVLAILLTGIGDDGASGLDKLYKAGAKCIAENEESAIVYGMPKRAKELNQSLKSLNLTMIKKELEDFLNAIN; encoded by the coding sequence GTGGCACAAAAATTAATATTAATAGGGGCATCTACTGGCGGGCCTGGACATTTAAAAAAGTTATTAAAAAACGTAAAACTAAATGGAGCTATCATCGTGATAGCCCAGCACATGAATAAAATGTTTATAAATTCTTTTGCTATGCAAATAGGAAAAGAGTGTGGCTTGGATGTTGAAATTTTAAATGAGAGGAAAATTTTAAAAGAAAATACCGTATATGTCTGCGAGCAAAATGTAGTGGTGTCGCCAAATTTACCAATCAGTGCAAAGCCAAATACGGAAGAAAAGACTATATATACGCCAAATGTTGATGTGTTGTTTAAATCTGGAGTTGGAATTTGCAAAAGCGCAAATGTCTTAGCTATCTTGCTAACTGGCATCGGAGATGATGGTGCATCTGGGCTTGATAAGCTTTATAAGGCTGGAGCAAAATGTATAGCTGAAAATGAAGAGAGCGCGATAGTTTATGGTATGCCAAAACGTGCAAAAGAGCTAAATCAAAGCTTAAAATCATTAAATCTAACTATGATAAAAAAAGAGCTGGAGGATTTTTTAAATGCTATTAACTAA
- a CDS encoding CheR family methyltransferase, translated as MLLTNDAKDTKTMQTNTPQDMDSFNEFMNVIKTLCGVDLEPKRDITLQRITIFIRDRQIKSFKDLVSMIRYNSSLRQDILNLVTVNETYFYRELPQLKDVIYYAKELGGARILCAPCSTGDESYSLAMLAYEMGFKQHEISIVGIDINSEAIASCQNGIFSERSLHRLSDFQKERFFTKVDDKFKIKKEILPRCEFKILNVFDDAIFNLGKFDIVLSRNMMIYFDDDFRLKCVERLHKLLKPDGRLYAGHADLVPYTPAYEKRFSNGTTYYLKK; from the coding sequence ATGCTATTAACTAATGACGCAAAAGATACAAAAACAATGCAAACAAATACTCCACAAGATATGGATAGTTTTAATGAATTTATGAACGTTATCAAAACCCTTTGCGGAGTTGATCTAGAGCCAAAAAGAGATATTACGTTGCAGCGAATTACCATTTTTATTAGAGATCGTCAAATAAAAAGCTTTAAAGATCTTGTTTCGATGATAAGATATAACTCAAGCTTGCGACAAGACATTTTAAATCTAGTAACTGTAAATGAGACCTATTTTTATAGAGAGTTGCCTCAACTTAAAGATGTGATCTATTACGCAAAGGAGCTTGGAGGAGCTAGAATTTTGTGTGCTCCTTGCTCTACTGGAGATGAGTCGTATTCGCTTGCGATGCTTGCTTATGAGATGGGATTTAAACAGCATGAAATTTCAATCGTAGGTATAGACATAAACTCAGAAGCCATAGCAAGCTGTCAAAATGGTATTTTTAGTGAGAGGAGCTTGCACAGATTAAGTGATTTTCAAAAAGAGAGATTTTTTACAAAAGTCGATGATAAATTTAAGATAAAAAAAGAAATTTTACCAAGGTGTGAGTTTAAAATTTTAAATGTTTTTGATGATGCTATTTTTAATCTAGGGAAATTTGATATCGTACTTTCAAGAAATATGATGATCTATTTTGATGATGATTTTAGATTAAAATGTGTTGAGAGGCTTCATAAATTGCTTAAGCCAGATGGTAGGCTTTACGCTGGACACGCTGATCTTGTGCCTTACACTCCAGCTTATGAAAAACGCTTTTCAAATGGAACTACCTACTATCTAAAAAAATAA
- a CDS encoding SPFH domain-containing protein — protein MQIEAFGVLVVVLVIFAFLFLKAGIKIVSQADNLLIERLGKFHKVLDGGFHIIIPFVDQIRAIITVKEQLVDITKQQVITKDNVNISVDGIVFLKVFDAKMAVYNVDNYKRAIANLAMTTLRGEIGAMNLDDTLSSRDRLNAALQVALGDAAGNWGVKIMRVEISEISVPLGIEEAMNMQMKAEREKRAIELKALAEKEALIRNAEALKQEKVLQAEAIERMADAKKYEQIAIATAQKEAMDMINDSMSKNANAAEFLLARDRVGAFSELAKNSSKDKILVPYEVTELIGSLSVLKNFLAKDKA, from the coding sequence ATGCAAATCGAAGCATTTGGCGTTTTAGTCGTAGTTCTGGTTATCTTTGCGTTCTTGTTTTTAAAGGCTGGCATCAAGATCGTATCACAAGCTGATAATCTACTCATCGAGCGACTTGGTAAATTTCACAAAGTGCTTGATGGTGGATTTCACATAATCATCCCATTTGTTGATCAAATAAGAGCGATAATCACCGTAAAAGAACAACTTGTTGATATCACAAAACAGCAAGTCATCACAAAAGATAACGTAAACATAAGTGTCGATGGCATCGTCTTTTTAAAGGTCTTTGATGCAAAAATGGCGGTTTATAATGTCGATAACTACAAGCGTGCTATAGCAAATTTAGCCATGACTACGCTTCGTGGCGAGATCGGCGCGATGAATCTTGACGATACACTAAGCTCACGTGACCGCCTAAATGCCGCACTTCAAGTGGCTCTTGGCGACGCTGCTGGCAACTGGGGCGTAAAGATCATGCGTGTAGAAATTTCTGAAATTTCTGTCCCACTTGGCATCGAAGAGGCGATGAATATGCAGATGAAAGCTGAGCGTGAAAAACGTGCGATTGAGCTAAAAGCCTTGGCTGAAAAAGAGGCTTTAATACGCAACGCCGAAGCGCTAAAACAAGAAAAAGTGCTTCAAGCAGAGGCGATCGAGCGTATGGCTGATGCAAAAAAATACGAGCAAATCGCCATTGCAACGGCTCAAAAAGAGGCTATGGATATGATAAATGATAGCATGAGCAAAAACGCAAATGCGGCTGAATTTTTGCTCGCGCGCGATAGAGTCGGGGCATTTAGCGAGCTAGCTAAAAATAGCTCAAAAGATAAAATTTTAGTCCCTTATGAGGTGACTGAGCTTATTGGCTCCCTTAGCGTTTTGAAAAATTTCCTAGCTAAGGATAAGGCGTGA
- a CDS encoding FlhB-like flagellar biosynthesis protein: MQVNKKKAVALGYNRSKDNAPRVLASGAGEIANRIIDLAKEHDIPIKEDPDLIEILSKVEVDQEIPPNLYKAVAEIFSFLYKITKK, translated from the coding sequence ATGCAAGTAAATAAGAAAAAAGCAGTAGCTCTTGGCTACAACAGATCTAAAGATAATGCTCCAAGAGTGCTGGCTAGTGGCGCTGGTGAGATAGCAAATAGAATAATTGATCTTGCAAAAGAACATGATATACCGATCAAAGAGGATCCTGATCTTATTGAAATTTTAAGCAAGGTTGAAGTTGATCAAGAAATTCCACCAAATTTATATAAAGCTGTTGCTGAAATTTTTAGCTTTTTATATAAGATCACAAAGAAATGA
- a CDS encoding MFS transporter, translated as MASSFRIIRSMGPLFLGMSLLFIGNGLVIASCSALLKQNGVGELEIGLINTGFFVGALISTITAHRVISITGHIRAFAIFSAIFAVSAMLHAVNQNLAFWAILRAFLGYCYYALLMVIESWLNAKIPNKIRSRVIAFYEGVFYTSFGLGILILALNLNTFEIFIISAAFIMLSSIPLNLIRINQPQIPERQPINIPKIFGIVPLALVGALIAGLAINGFFSMASLFVLLQGYGTKEASFFMTVAMIGGFLAQVFIGSFSDRYGRRPAILLCSSVALISAVLFLLNGKNLTIEYLLSFFFGAGIFCTYGLSLARANDEITDKTKSVQVARALLFSYSLASLFSPLLMSYAMKIFGAFGFIYVYLVLFAGLILFALTQKTIPQHMRKEYNDRLVARTAGIATIEQNGNFVDRKNKK; from the coding sequence ATGGCAAGTAGCTTTAGGATCATCCGCTCGATGGGACCGCTATTTTTGGGCATGAGTTTACTTTTTATCGGAAATGGCCTAGTCATCGCATCTTGCAGCGCACTTCTTAAGCAAAATGGAGTGGGCGAGCTAGAGATCGGATTAATCAATACAGGCTTTTTTGTGGGTGCGTTAATTAGCACCATTACAGCTCACAGAGTCATCTCAATTACTGGCCACATAAGAGCCTTTGCCATCTTTTCAGCCATTTTTGCAGTCTCAGCTATGCTTCATGCGGTAAATCAAAATTTAGCATTCTGGGCGATATTGCGTGCATTTTTGGGATATTGCTACTACGCGCTTTTGATGGTTATAGAAAGCTGGCTAAATGCAAAAATTCCAAACAAAATAAGATCTCGCGTGATAGCCTTTTATGAAGGCGTTTTTTACACGAGTTTTGGACTTGGCATTTTGATCTTAGCGCTTAACCTTAATACCTTTGAAATTTTCATCATCAGTGCAGCTTTTATCATGCTCTCAAGCATTCCATTAAATTTGATCCGTATAAATCAGCCTCAAATCCCAGAGCGTCAGCCCATAAATATCCCAAAAATTTTTGGTATCGTTCCGCTCGCTCTTGTTGGCGCGCTCATTGCAGGCTTAGCAATAAACGGCTTTTTTTCGATGGCAAGCCTTTTTGTTTTGCTTCAAGGATACGGCACAAAAGAGGCGTCATTTTTTATGACTGTTGCGATGATCGGAGGCTTTTTAGCTCAAGTTTTTATCGGTAGTTTCTCTGATAGATATGGCAGAAGGCCAGCTATTTTGCTTTGTAGCAGTGTGGCTTTAATAAGTGCGGTTTTGTTTTTACTAAATGGCAAAAATTTAACGATTGAATATCTGCTTTCATTCTTTTTTGGGGCTGGAATTTTTTGCACCTATGGACTTTCTCTGGCTAGGGCAAATGATGAGATCACAGATAAAACTAAAAGTGTGCAAGTCGCACGTGCTTTGTTATTTAGCTACTCTTTGGCTTCGCTTTTTTCGCCGCTTCTTATGAGCTATGCGATGAAAATTTTTGGAGCATTTGGCTTTATCTATGTTTATTTGGTGCTTTTTGCTGGGCTTATTTTATTTGCACTAACGCAAAAGACAATACCACAGCACATGAGAAAAGAGTATAACGACAGGCTCGTTGCAAGGACGGCTGGTATCGCTACTATTGAGCAAAATGGAAATTTTGTCGATAGAAAAAATAAAAAGTAA
- a CDS encoding dehypoxanthine futalosine cyclase: MKRLSVNEAIDLIENAPLHELGKMALARKKELHPDNITTFIVDRNINYTNVCWVDCKFCAFYRHAKEEDAYVLSFEEIGKKIEELIAIGGTQILFQGGVHPKLKIEWYEELVGYISKHYPSITIHGFSAVEIDYIARISKISTKEVLKRLNEKGLYSMPGAGAEILSDRVRDIIAPKKCDTADWLRIHKEAHELGMKTTATMMFGTVESTREIVEHWKHIRNLQDETAGFRAFILWSFQGLNTKLMQEFPEIKKQSSNVYLRLLAVSRLFLDNFKNIQSSWVTQGSYVGQLALLFGANDLGSTMMEENVVKAAGASFRMNQDQMIELIKDVGEIPAKRNTNYDILEKF, translated from the coding sequence TTGAAAAGACTTAGTGTAAATGAGGCCATCGATCTTATAGAAAATGCACCGCTTCACGAGCTTGGCAAGATGGCGTTAGCTAGAAAAAAAGAGCTTCATCCAGATAACATTACGACCTTCATCGTAGATCGCAACATTAACTATACAAACGTCTGCTGGGTGGATTGTAAATTTTGCGCATTTTACCGCCACGCAAAAGAAGAAGACGCTTATGTGCTAAGTTTTGAGGAGATCGGTAAGAAGATAGAGGAGCTTATCGCCATTGGCGGCACGCAAATTTTATTTCAAGGTGGCGTGCATCCAAAGCTAAAGATCGAGTGGTACGAGGAGCTTGTCGGCTACATCAGCAAGCACTATCCAAGCATCACGATACATGGCTTTTCTGCCGTTGAGATCGACTACATCGCAAGAATTTCAAAAATTTCTACAAAAGAGGTCTTAAAACGCCTAAACGAAAAGGGCTTATACTCGATGCCAGGCGCTGGAGCGGAGATTTTAAGCGATAGAGTGCGTGACATCATCGCCCCTAAAAAGTGCGACACCGCAGACTGGCTTCGCATACACAAAGAGGCGCACGAGCTTGGCATGAAGACGACTGCGACGATGATGTTTGGCACGGTTGAGAGCACTCGCGAGATCGTGGAGCACTGGAAGCATATCAGAAATTTACAAGATGAAACGGCTGGATTTAGGGCATTTATACTTTGGAGCTTTCAAGGGCTAAATACAAAGCTCATGCAAGAATTCCCAGAGATCAAAAAGCAAAGCTCAAACGTCTATCTAAGGCTTCTTGCGGTTTCAAGGCTCTTTTTGGATAACTTTAAAAATATCCAAAGCAGCTGGGTCACGCAGGGCAGCTACGTAGGTCAGCTTGCACTTCTTTTTGGTGCAAACGACCTTGGTAGCACAATGATGGAAGAAAACGTCGTAAAGGCTGCAGGGGCTAGCTTTAGGATGAATCAAGACCAGATGATCGAGCTTATAAAAGATGTCGGAGAAATTCCAGCTAAGCGCAACACAAACTACGATATTTTGGAGAAATTTTAG
- the recG gene encoding ATP-dependent DNA helicase RecG, which produces MKFEVSDRAKLLKIGVLSLLDLALVLPKGFEDTTIAKSPREGQVCINVKITSLASRPGMLTALAFCEQWQSNVKIIIFNAKSWHYGAFKKGKEMAIYGLCSYAFGSWQIVNPKITTKIGQIVPKFKTELKDDEVKKLVLKYINLQNLLAEGLSEREAKFLADLQRLDEQSVQILYRLKNEGEGVEILKFVEIFNYIKKLSAKKTYFKSPKIKLFDISSWLKSLPFTPTNDQIKAINDIRDDLSTVQAKRRVIMGDVGSGKTLVILAAALSVYPQSAILMAPTSILSEQIYNEAKRLLPTFMNVMLVRSGEKKIDFSGVNLIVGTHALLFHELPNSPLVMVDEQHRFGSNQRKKIEELASNEDERANFVQFSATPIPRTLSLIQSEIVNFSFLKQMPFKKNIMSQILGASEFGFLLTHIKKQLEGGFQVAIIYPLVESSESSNYQSLSEAQGFWLKNFKNVFVTHGKDKEKEEILRRFREEGEILLSTTVVEVGISLPRLNTIVIVGAERLGLATLHQLRGRVGRNGGDGYCFLFTKLKEAPARLKEFCATNDGFKVAELDLKNRQSGDILNGFFQHGATFNFYDYEDDITQAAKTRVAALAKNNA; this is translated from the coding sequence ATGAAATTTGAAGTAAGCGACAGGGCAAAACTTCTAAAGATAGGCGTGCTTAGCCTGCTTGACCTTGCTCTTGTGCTACCAAAGGGCTTTGAGGATACGACAATCGCTAAAAGCCCAAGAGAGGGGCAGGTCTGCATAAATGTAAAGATCACCTCACTCGCCTCGCGCCCTGGAATGCTAACGGCGCTTGCCTTTTGCGAGCAGTGGCAAAGTAATGTAAAGATCATCATTTTTAACGCAAAGTCCTGGCACTACGGCGCCTTTAAAAAGGGCAAAGAGATGGCGATATATGGGCTTTGCTCCTACGCCTTTGGCTCATGGCAGATCGTAAATCCAAAAATCACCACAAAAATAGGCCAGATAGTGCCTAAATTTAAGACCGAGCTAAAAGATGATGAAGTCAAAAAACTCGTTTTAAAATATATAAATTTACAAAATTTATTAGCCGAGGGCTTGAGTGAACGAGAGGCTAAATTTCTAGCTGACCTGCAAAGGCTAGATGAACAAAGCGTGCAAATTTTATACCGCCTAAAAAACGAGGGCGAGGGCGTGGAAATCTTAAAATTTGTAGAAATTTTTAACTACATAAAAAAGCTAAGTGCTAAAAAAACCTACTTTAAAAGCCCAAAAATCAAGCTTTTTGATATAAGCTCTTGGCTTAAGAGCCTGCCATTTACGCCGACAAATGACCAGATAAAAGCGATAAACGACATCAGAGACGACCTTAGCACCGTGCAGGCAAAAAGGCGCGTCATAATGGGCGACGTGGGAAGTGGCAAGACGCTAGTGATCCTAGCAGCCGCACTTAGCGTCTATCCGCAAAGTGCCATTTTGATGGCGCCAACAAGCATCTTAAGCGAGCAAATTTATAACGAAGCAAAGAGGTTGCTACCTACTTTTATGAACGTGATGCTGGTGCGAAGCGGGGAGAAAAAGATAGACTTTAGCGGGGTAAATTTGATCGTTGGCACGCATGCGCTTCTATTTCACGAGCTGCCAAACTCGCCACTTGTCATGGTAGATGAGCAGCACCGCTTTGGCTCAAATCAGCGTAAAAAGATAGAGGAACTTGCCTCAAACGAGGACGAGCGAGCAAATTTCGTGCAGTTTTCAGCTACGCCAATACCTAGGACGCTAAGTTTAATCCAGTCTGAGATCGTAAATTTTAGCTTTTTAAAGCAGATGCCATTTAAGAAAAATATAATGAGCCAAATTTTAGGCGCTAGCGAGTTTGGCTTTTTGCTAACTCACATCAAAAAGCAGCTTGAGGGAGGCTTTCAAGTGGCTATCATCTATCCGCTAGTTGAGAGCAGCGAGAGCTCAAACTACCAAAGTCTAAGCGAGGCGCAGGGCTTTTGGCTAAAGAATTTCAAAAATGTCTTCGTCACGCATGGCAAAGATAAAGAAAAAGAAGAAATTTTAAGGCGGTTTAGAGAAGAGGGCGAAATTTTGCTCTCAACCACCGTTGTTGAGGTGGGTATCTCGCTACCAAGGCTAAATACGATAGTGATCGTGGGCGCTGAGCGGCTAGGGCTTGCTACGCTTCATCAGCTGCGCGGTAGAGTTGGGCGAAACGGCGGCGATGGATACTGCTTTTTATTTACCAAGCTAAAAGAGGCACCAGCAAGACTAAAGGAATTTTGTGCGACAAATGACGGCTTTAAGGTGGCGGAGCTTGATCTGAAAAACCGCCAAAGCGGCGATATACTAAATGGCTTTTTTCAGCATGGAGCGACCTTTAACTTCTACGACTACGAGGATGATATCACACAGGCTGCAAAGACTAGAGTGGCGGCACTTGCTAAAAATAATGCCTAG
- a CDS encoding copper resistance protein NlpE, protein MKNFIFALSAALLLAGCASSSQNANVPQGKCEVKSSCEAPISSIEGTYKAFLPCASCMGVDSRLTLKKDGIFESVMDYKSKDNYKAVSKGKYSIENGVITTIDEYKEKSFYKIEGENLKMLDMDQKEVTGELKDKYIFKRVK, encoded by the coding sequence ATGAAAAATTTTATATTTGCACTAAGTGCGGCCCTACTTTTGGCAGGTTGTGCCTCATCTAGCCAAAACGCAAACGTCCCACAAGGCAAATGTGAAGTAAAAAGTAGCTGCGAAGCTCCAATTAGTAGCATCGAGGGCACTTATAAAGCATTTTTACCTTGCGCTAGCTGCATGGGTGTTGATTCACGCTTAACATTAAAAAAAGATGGTATATTTGAAAGTGTGATGGACTACAAGTCAAAAGACAACTACAAAGCCGTTAGCAAAGGCAAGTACTCAATAGAAAATGGTGTGATAACAACGATTGATGAGTATAAAGAAAAGAGCTTTTATAAAATAGAAGGCGAGAACCTAAAAATGCTAGATATGGATCAAAAAGAGGTCACTGGCGAGTTAAAAGATAAATACATCTTTAAACGCGTAAAATAA
- a CDS encoding MFS transporter — protein sequence MKEYLKLLKEEKNFRLLSIIQLICYFGVWFSHTGIFTLLIKLDAPVWAITLSAAMAFIPGVVIAPFSGILVDKFSPKPMLVIMMAVETISVFMLLFIDSLDFLWLLLLIIFVRNGTGGMYFQVEMSVLPKILSKENLKLANEIHSIIWAVSYTAGMGLAGVYIHFFGIKSAFLLDGILYIFSFGFLYFLNLQGLKPEFIEKPLKMLKNGLVYLKENRLIVHLIFLHAFVGITAYDALIALLADYKYANLLSTSLIIGLLNTSRSISLMFAPAILSKFINKNTLIFVYIGQGLGIIIWALSLWNFYLSLIGIIFAGFCTSSLWSYTYTMLQQNCKKEFYGRVIAYNDMIFLGFSALISFIIGLLYDIGLSVEMIASFMGSLFFVGAFYYHIVLKSYKIR from the coding sequence TTGAAAGAATATCTTAAACTTTTAAAAGAAGAGAAAAATTTTCGCCTCTTAAGCATCATTCAGCTTATATGCTATTTTGGCGTATGGTTTTCGCACACAGGTATTTTTACCCTTCTTATCAAGCTTGACGCTCCTGTTTGGGCGATCACGCTAAGTGCGGCGATGGCATTTATCCCAGGTGTTGTCATAGCTCCTTTTAGTGGAATTTTAGTTGATAAATTTAGCCCAAAACCGATGCTTGTCATCATGATGGCAGTTGAGACGATAAGCGTTTTTATGCTTCTTTTTATAGACTCGCTTGATTTTTTATGGCTACTTTTACTCATCATTTTTGTTAGAAATGGCACTGGCGGAATGTATTTTCAAGTAGAGATGAGCGTACTGCCAAAAATTTTAAGCAAAGAAAATCTCAAACTCGCAAACGAGATCCACTCTATCATCTGGGCGGTCTCATACACTGCTGGCATGGGGCTAGCGGGAGTTTATATACACTTCTTTGGGATAAAAAGCGCCTTTTTGCTTGATGGCATACTATATATTTTTAGCTTTGGATTTTTATATTTTTTAAATTTACAAGGTCTAAAGCCAGAATTTATAGAAAAACCACTAAAAATGCTAAAAAATGGCCTTGTGTATTTAAAAGAAAATAGACTCATCGTGCATCTTATATTTTTGCACGCCTTTGTTGGCATTACCGCTTATGACGCATTGATCGCACTTTTGGCTGATTACAAATATGCAAATTTACTCTCGACATCATTAATTATAGGACTATTAAATACTTCAAGATCCATTTCACTTATGTTTGCTCCAGCCATACTTAGTAAATTTATAAATAAAAATACGCTTATTTTCGTATATATCGGTCAAGGCCTTGGTATCATTATTTGGGCTTTATCGCTTTGGAATTTTTATCTATCGCTTATTGGCATTATCTTTGCTGGATTTTGCACATCAAGTCTTTGGAGCTACACCTATACAATGCTTCAGCAAAACTGCAAAAAAGAATTTTATGGCCGAGTGATTGCATATAACGATATGATTTTTCTTGGCTTTAGTGCTCTCATTTCATTTATCATTGGCCTACTTTATGATATTGGACTTAGCGTTGAGATGATTGCAAGTTTTATGGGAAGCCTCTTTTTTGTAGGAGCTTTTTACTATCACATAGTATTAAAAAGCTACAAAATAAGGTGA
- the fliK gene encoding flagellar hook-length control protein FliK, giving the protein MNISNTSVQTGQNTAQNVPVRKNEGSLFKNQPSVQTPSEQSISETLDNVGKLVARVLDDLKSASSLSKAEQILSQAKDTKISPNLASELSDLAKSLEAEAAQNENSEIKSLALKLKEFLKPIADLKAGSLNDQIKNSGVMLEANLKHALSPEKLPSSVQKLLSDIKNLSSGNLLNQILTLSDEKLDNQNSFSKLASILEKASNDAKNILDNSSIKTLLKDVDKLDSVVKFLDKNFSKDQNGELVKNQIGKMQNFISNLSEKVASLANEKLNQNFGFSQNHKELKTILDSIKNDLKTLNNIGDEAGLVKAFNEMSDVSKDGSLQDKLQSAARRLAHSLSLADAKASLAKNELSESKALLKQLNLATNDINNITTKNSNEISKVLSQDIKSTLLNISEKSQNPQSVNAANKMISQIEMHQMISSLQGGIQTYMPYIWDGVEGGNIAFKQGKKDKFYAQIDLNFKKFGQINVMVGLIDKRYIDLSVATQTNEFKELILSNSSELKQAISKLGLIVSNFNIKTLSKVKLNDRFKKFGGLDVGFDKKI; this is encoded by the coding sequence TTGAATATATCAAATACTTCGGTTCAAACTGGACAAAATACTGCTCAAAATGTGCCAGTTCGTAAAAATGAAGGCTCGCTTTTTAAAAATCAGCCAAGCGTACAAACGCCTAGTGAGCAAAGCATTTCAGAGACACTTGATAATGTTGGGAAACTCGTTGCAAGAGTGCTTGATGATCTAAAAAGCGCTTCAAGTCTTAGCAAGGCTGAACAAATTTTATCTCAGGCAAAAGACACGAAAATCTCTCCAAATTTAGCCAGCGAGCTATCAGACCTTGCAAAAAGTTTAGAAGCAGAAGCAGCGCAAAATGAAAATAGTGAGATAAAGAGCCTTGCACTAAAGCTAAAAGAATTTCTAAAACCAATAGCCGATCTAAAAGCCGGCTCACTAAATGATCAGATCAAAAACTCAGGCGTAATGCTTGAAGCAAATTTAAAACACGCACTTAGCCCAGAGAAGCTTCCAAGCTCGGTTCAGAAGCTACTAAGCGATATAAAAAATCTCTCAAGCGGGAATTTACTAAATCAAATTTTAACCCTAAGTGATGAAAAATTAGACAATCAAAATTCTTTTTCAAAACTTGCTTCTATACTTGAAAAAGCGAGCAATGACGCAAAAAACATCCTTGATAACTCAAGCATAAAAACCCTTTTAAAAGATGTTGATAAGCTTGATAGTGTGGTTAAATTTTTAGATAAAAATTTTTCAAAAGATCAAAATGGCGAGCTAGTAAAAAATCAAATAGGCAAAATGCAAAATTTCATCTCAAATTTAAGCGAGAAAGTCGCAAGCCTAGCAAATGAAAAGCTAAATCAAAATTTTGGTTTTAGCCAAAATCACAAAGAGCTAAAAACTATCCTTGATAGCATAAAAAACGATCTAAAAACGCTAAATAATATAGGCGATGAAGCAGGGCTTGTAAAGGCATTTAATGAGATGAGCGATGTTTCAAAGGATGGTAGCTTGCAAGATAAGCTCCAAAGCGCGGCGAGGCGTCTTGCTCATAGCCTAAGTCTTGCTGATGCTAAGGCAAGTTTGGCTAAAAATGAACTAAGTGAGAGCAAGGCGCTTTTAAAACAACTAAATCTCGCTACAAACGATATAAATAATATTACGACTAAAAATAGCAACGAAATTTCAAAGGTGCTAAGCCAAGATATAAAAAGTACACTTTTAAATATCAGTGAAAAGAGTCAAAATCCGCAAAGCGTAAATGCTGCAAATAAGATGATTTCGCAGATCGAGATGCATCAAATGATATCAAGCCTTCAAGGCGGGATCCAAACTTATATGCCTTATATTTGGGACGGCGTTGAGGGTGGAAATATCGCATTTAAGCAAGGCAAAAAGGATAAATTTTACGCTCAGATCGATCTAAATTTTAAGAAATTTGGACAGATAAATGTGATGGTTGGACTTATTGATAAAAGGTACATTGATCTCTCGGTAGCTACGCAAACAAATGAGTTTAAGGAGCTAATCCTCTCAAACTCTAGCGAATTAAAACAAGCAATATCAAAGCTTGGACTTATAGTTTCAAACTTTAATATAAAAACTTTGTCAAAAGTGAAGCTAAATGATAGATTTAAAAAATTTGGTGGCCTTGATGTGGGCTTTGATAAGAAAATTTAA